A DNA window from Zingiber officinale cultivar Zhangliang chromosome 3A, Zo_v1.1, whole genome shotgun sequence contains the following coding sequences:
- the LOC122052909 gene encoding ras-related protein RABC2a-like isoform X1 — protein sequence MTSSSSGPGNSCHYSFKILLIGDTGVGKSSLLVSFISNHLVDLDLSPTIGVDFKIKHLTIADKKLKLTIWDTAGQERFRTLTTSYYRGSQGIILVYDVTKRDTFTNIADVWIKEIELYATNHNCVKVLVGNKADKESERMVTSEEGMAFANEYKCLFLECSAKTRSNVERCFEELALKILEVPELLKEGSAPAKRNILKQKQDQRANHQGGCCS from the exons ATGACGAGTTCCTCGTCTGGGCCTGGCAACAGCTGCCATTACTCCTTCAAGATACTCCTGATCGGTGATACCGGCGTCGGCAAGAGCAGCCTTCTCGTGTCCTTCATATCCAACCACCTCGTAGATCTGGACCTCTCTCCAACCATCG GAGTGGATTTTAAGATAAAACATCTTACAATTGCTGATAAAAAGTTAAAGCTCACAATTTGGGACACCG CTGGACAGGAAAGGTTTAGAACGTTAACTACTTCATATTATAGAGGATCTCAAGGAATAATACTAG TTTATGATGTGACGAAGCGAGATACTTTTACTAATATTGCTGATGTGTGGATCAAAGAAATAGAATTGTATGCAACAAACCACAACTGTGTGAAAGTGCTTGTTGGAAATAAAGCTGACAAG GAGTCTGAACGAATGGTGACAAGTGAAGAGGGGATGGCCTTTGCAAATGAATATAAATGTTTGTTTCTAGAGTGCAGTGCAAAAACAAGATCCAACGTAGAAAGATGCTTTGAAGAACTGGCATTGAAG ATCTTGGAAGTTCCTGAACTGCTCAAGGAGGGATCTGCTCCAGCAAAAAGAAATATCCTAAAACAGAAACAGGACCAACGAGCAAACCACCAAGGAGGCTGTTGTTCATAG
- the LOC122052909 gene encoding ras-related protein RABC2a-like isoform X2 → MTSSSSGPGNSCHYSFKILLIGDTGVGKSSLLVSFISNHLVDLDLSPTIAGQERFRTLTTSYYRGSQGIILVYDVTKRDTFTNIADVWIKEIELYATNHNCVKVLVGNKADKESERMVTSEEGMAFANEYKCLFLECSAKTRSNVERCFEELALKILEVPELLKEGSAPAKRNILKQKQDQRANHQGGCCS, encoded by the exons ATGACGAGTTCCTCGTCTGGGCCTGGCAACAGCTGCCATTACTCCTTCAAGATACTCCTGATCGGTGATACCGGCGTCGGCAAGAGCAGCCTTCTCGTGTCCTTCATATCCAACCACCTCGTAGATCTGGACCTCTCTCCAACCATCG CTGGACAGGAAAGGTTTAGAACGTTAACTACTTCATATTATAGAGGATCTCAAGGAATAATACTAG TTTATGATGTGACGAAGCGAGATACTTTTACTAATATTGCTGATGTGTGGATCAAAGAAATAGAATTGTATGCAACAAACCACAACTGTGTGAAAGTGCTTGTTGGAAATAAAGCTGACAAG GAGTCTGAACGAATGGTGACAAGTGAAGAGGGGATGGCCTTTGCAAATGAATATAAATGTTTGTTTCTAGAGTGCAGTGCAAAAACAAGATCCAACGTAGAAAGATGCTTTGAAGAACTGGCATTGAAG ATCTTGGAAGTTCCTGAACTGCTCAAGGAGGGATCTGCTCCAGCAAAAAGAAATATCCTAAAACAGAAACAGGACCAACGAGCAAACCACCAAGGAGGCTGTTGTTCATAG